The Acidimicrobiales bacterium genome has a window encoding:
- the argS gene encoding arginine--tRNA ligase, with protein sequence MDVRDSLIDSVRAVLTRLGVTPDPGVVQVERPSNPDHGDWSTNAALATAKAAGRNPRELATALAEALTTEPPPHVTAVEVAGPGFVNFRLAHTWLHDLLADVVTAGVDGWGRFTTGHDQPIIVEFVSANPTGPLHAGHGRGACFGDSVARLLERCGHPVSREFYVNDRGAQMRLFADSLAALAAGTDVPEAGYQGAYVADWATEMPSGADPVEWGRERAVADQRAVLESLGIGFDAWFSERSMVESGAVEDTLADLQWAGATYEDDGALWLRSSDYGDDKDRVLVKS encoded by the coding sequence ATGGACGTCCGCGACAGCCTCATCGACTCGGTACGAGCCGTCTTGACCCGACTCGGGGTGACCCCGGACCCCGGAGTGGTTCAGGTAGAACGTCCGTCCAACCCCGACCACGGCGATTGGTCCACCAACGCTGCATTAGCCACCGCCAAAGCAGCGGGACGCAACCCCCGGGAACTGGCCACCGCCCTCGCCGAGGCGCTCACCACCGAACCCCCGCCGCACGTCACTGCGGTGGAGGTGGCTGGGCCGGGCTTCGTCAACTTCCGGCTTGCCCACACCTGGCTCCACGACCTATTGGCCGATGTGGTCACCGCCGGGGTCGACGGCTGGGGGCGCTTCACCACCGGACACGACCAGCCGATCATCGTGGAGTTCGTCAGCGCCAACCCCACCGGACCGCTCCACGCCGGCCATGGCCGGGGCGCCTGCTTCGGCGACTCAGTAGCCCGCCTCTTGGAGAGGTGTGGCCATCCGGTGTCACGCGAGTTCTACGTCAACGACCGGGGCGCCCAGATGCGTCTCTTCGCCGACTCGTTGGCCGCCCTGGCCGCCGGTACTGACGTCCCCGAGGCCGGCTACCAGGGGGCCTACGTGGCCGACTGGGCGACCGAGATGCCCTCCGGTGCCGACCCGGTTGAATGGGGTAGGGAGCGGGCCGTGGCCGACCAGCGAGCAGTCCTCGAGTCTCTGGGCATCGGGTTCGACGCTTGGTTCAGTGAACGCTCCATGGTCGAGTCGGGCGCCGTGGAGGACACGCTTGCCGATCTGCAGTGGGCCGGGGCGACCTACGAGGACGATGGAGCCCTGTGGTTGCGGAGCAGCGACTACGGCGACGACAAGGACCGAGTGCTGGTCAAATC
- a CDS encoding DMT family transporter produces MTGPVRDQASLGRASAALAVVCWSAGNIMVARLEMPGIQIAFWRQFIGFGVYGLVFLLIGRRLTWRTVRLVVPAGVLLGLEIGVFFTALRTTTIANATIIGALQPILLLAVASRRYRETVTGWLFGASAVAIGGVVLVMWGASSEAVWSPRGDLLALLAMVLFSAYFVVVKDIRASVDTFTLQTVAMIIGAVTVLPIAAIEAGTPVLPVPSGRQFAWLLVLLAVPGTGHYLMNWAHLHVSLSVAGLLTLAIPVLSALGAWLILDQHLTPVQALGGVVVLGVLAGVVRRDARLASRGGT; encoded by the coding sequence ATGACTGGGCCAGTTCGCGACCAAGCCAGCCTCGGTCGGGCTTCGGCGGCGCTAGCCGTGGTGTGCTGGTCGGCCGGGAACATCATGGTGGCCCGCCTGGAGATGCCGGGCATCCAGATTGCCTTTTGGCGCCAATTCATCGGGTTTGGTGTCTATGGCCTGGTGTTCCTGCTGATCGGTCGGCGCCTGACCTGGCGGACGGTGCGCCTGGTGGTACCGGCCGGGGTGCTCCTCGGGCTGGAGATCGGGGTGTTTTTCACCGCGCTCCGGACCACAACGATCGCCAACGCCACCATCATCGGTGCTCTCCAGCCCATCCTGTTGCTGGCCGTAGCTTCCCGCCGCTATCGGGAGACGGTCACCGGCTGGCTGTTCGGCGCCTCGGCGGTGGCCATCGGTGGTGTGGTGCTTGTCATGTGGGGGGCCTCATCGGAGGCTGTGTGGAGCCCACGCGGCGACCTACTAGCCCTGCTGGCCATGGTCCTGTTCTCCGCCTACTTCGTTGTCGTCAAGGACATCCGAGCATCGGTGGATACCTTCACCCTCCAAACGGTGGCCATGATCATCGGCGCCGTCACCGTGTTGCCCATCGCAGCGATCGAGGCAGGAACGCCGGTCCTCCCCGTGCCGTCCGGTCGCCAGTTCGCATGGCTCCTCGTGCTGCTGGCCGTCCCCGGAACCGGCCACTACCTCATGAACTGGGCACACCTCCACGTGTCGCTCAGCGTGGCGGGTCTGCTAACCCTGGCCATCCCGGTGCTGTCCGCCCTGGGAGCCTGGCTGATCCTCGACCAGCACCTCACCCCGGTCCAGGCCCTCGGGGGGGTGGTGGTCCTTGGCGTACTCGCCGGGGTGGTGCGACGAGACGCCCGGTTGGCCTCCAGAGGGGGGACCTAA
- a CDS encoding phosphate/phosphite/phosphonate ABC transporter substrate-binding protein — translation MRLIGAVLALSVVAAACSDSDKERVNASWPDKITFGFVPSAEQEKLQDNVDPIMEVLEDALGIEVEGVVTTDYTGLVTAMGTGQADLGAFGPFGYVLAQQQFGNMEVLIQAIRYGAATYHGQWMTNDPSICDSPPQSGTALENGDDGITQVGALDAVALQVGVYFGDSGKALGETVDAGAVSPGMSCTADLSKVVGKRVAFTSESSTSGYIYPALQLIRAGIDPETDIVPIFSGSHDASVAAVYNGDADIGISYDDARRSMRKTNPDVGDKVIVFNITGEIPNDVVAASSLLPDSLQNAVYNAISAYLMTDEGEAAFDEMYGWTDIRRAVESDFDIVREAAAILGITEP, via the coding sequence ATGCGACTCATTGGCGCCGTGCTCGCCCTGTCCGTTGTGGCAGCAGCCTGCAGTGACTCCGACAAAGAAAGGGTTAACGCCTCCTGGCCGGACAAAATCACCTTCGGTTTCGTGCCAAGCGCGGAGCAGGAGAAGCTCCAGGACAACGTCGACCCGATCATGGAGGTCCTCGAAGACGCTCTCGGCATCGAGGTCGAGGGTGTGGTGACCACCGACTACACCGGCCTGGTCACGGCAATGGGCACCGGTCAGGCGGACCTGGGTGCCTTCGGACCATTCGGCTATGTCCTAGCCCAACAGCAGTTCGGGAACATGGAGGTGCTGATCCAGGCCATCCGGTACGGCGCGGCGACCTACCACGGCCAGTGGATGACCAACGACCCGAGCATCTGCGACAGCCCGCCCCAGTCGGGCACTGCACTCGAAAACGGCGACGACGGCATCACCCAGGTGGGGGCGCTCGACGCGGTTGCCCTCCAGGTCGGCGTCTACTTCGGCGACTCGGGCAAGGCCCTCGGCGAAACCGTCGACGCCGGCGCGGTGTCGCCGGGTATGTCCTGCACTGCCGATCTGAGCAAGGTCGTTGGGAAGCGGGTCGCCTTCACCTCTGAGAGTTCGACATCGGGGTACATCTACCCGGCGCTCCAGCTCATCCGAGCTGGGATCGACCCCGAGACTGACATTGTTCCGATCTTCTCCGGTAGCCACGACGCTTCAGTCGCCGCGGTGTATAACGGCGACGCCGACATCGGCATCTCCTACGACGACGCGCGGCGGAGCATGCGTAAGACGAACCCGGACGTCGGCGACAAGGTGATCGTGTTCAACATCACCGGTGAGATCCCCAACGACGTCGTGGCAGCCAGTTCACTGCTGCCCGATTCGCTCCAGAACGCGGTCTACAACGCCATCTCGGCCTATCTGATGACCGACGAGGGCGAAGCGGCATTCGACGAGATGTACGGCTGGACCGACATTCGCCGGGCCGTCGAGTCCGACTTCGACATCGTCCGCGAGGCGGCTGCGATCCTCGGCATAACCGAGCCATAA
- a CDS encoding antibiotic biosynthesis monooxygenase, whose translation MGDPPYYATIFTTQLSGDLEGYDETADRMAELVGGYDGYLGMYSARGLDGFGITVCYWRSEEDIAAWRADLDHREAQGEGRDRFYSQYTVEVARVDRAIEFQRPD comes from the coding sequence GTGGGGGATCCTCCCTACTACGCCACGATCTTCACGACCCAACTGAGCGGCGATCTCGAAGGCTACGACGAGACCGCCGACCGCATGGCCGAACTGGTCGGCGGCTACGACGGCTACCTGGGCATGTACTCGGCCCGGGGGCTCGATGGTTTCGGAATCACGGTGTGCTACTGGCGGTCCGAGGAGGACATCGCAGCCTGGAGGGCCGATTTGGACCACCGGGAGGCCCAGGGCGAGGGACGCGACCGTTTTTACAGCCAATACACGGTTGAGGTGGCCCGGGTGGACCGCGCCATTGAGTTCCAACGGCCTGACTGA